One Cyclopterus lumpus isolate fCycLum1 chromosome 7, fCycLum1.pri, whole genome shotgun sequence DNA window includes the following coding sequences:
- the LOC117733530 gene encoding vitamin D3 receptor A, translating into MEPMTVTTSAVGPDESDRNAPRICGVCGDKATGFHFNAMTCEGCKGFFRRSMKRKAAFTCPFNGSCTITKDNRRHCQACRLKRCIDIGMMKEFILTDEEVQRKKDMIMKRKEEEAAREAMRPRLNDEQSQIISSLVEAHHKTYDASYSDFSRFRPPVREGPVTRSASRAASLHSLSDASSDSFNHSPESVDTKMNFSSLLMMYQDGASSPDSSEEDTKLSMLPHLADLVSYSIQKVIGFAKMIPGFRELTAEDQIALLKSSAIEIIMLRSNQSFSLEDMSWSCGGADFKYCINDVTKAGHTLDLLEPLVKFQVGLKKLNLHEEEHVLLMAICLLSPDRPGVQDHGRIEQLQDHMSETLQAYIQVNHPGGRLLYAKMIQKLADLRSLNEEHSKQYRSLSFQPEHSMQLTPLVLEVFGSEVS; encoded by the exons ATGGAACCCATGACGGTGACGACGTCGGCGGTCGGACCGGATGAGTCCGACCGCAACGCCCCGCGGATCTGCGGGGTGTGCGGTGACAAGGCCACCGGCTTCCACTTCAACGCCATGACGTGCGAGGGCTGCAAGGGTTTCTTCAG GCGCAGTATGAAGCGCAAAGCCGCCTTCACCTGTCCGTTCAACGGGAGCTGCACCATCACCAAGGACAACCGGCGTCACTGCCAGGCCTGTCGTCTCAAACGCTGCATCGACATCGGCATGATGAAAGAGT TCATCCTGACCGACGAGGAGGTTCAGAGGAAGAAGGACATGATaatgaagaggaaagaggaggaggcagcccGAGAGGCGATGAGGCCACGTCTGAACGACGAGCAGTCCCAGATCATCTCCAGTCTGGTGGAGGCTCACCACAAGACCTACGATGCCTCCTATTCTGACTTCTCCCGCTTCAGG cctCCGGTTCGCGAAGGACCAGTAACACGCAGTGCCAGCAGAGCGGCCTCCCTTCACTCTTTGTCCGATGCCTCCTCTGACTCATTCAACCACTCACCTG AGTCCGTGGACACCAAGATGAACTTCAGCAGCCTGTTAATGATGTACCAGGACGGCGCCAGCAGTCCAGACTCCAGTGAGGAGGACACAAAGCTTTCTATGCTGCCCCACCTGGCTGACCTGGTCTCCTACAGCATCCAGAAGGTCATCGGCTTCGCCAAGATGATCCCCGGCTTCAG AGAGCTGACGGCAGAAGACCAGATCGCTCTGTTGAAGTCCAGTGCCATCGAGATCATCATGCTGCGTTCAAACCAGTCGTTCAGTCTGGAGGACATGTCCTGGAGCTGCGGGGGGGCGGACTTCAAATACTGCATCAACGATGTCACAAAGG CGGGTCACACTCTGGATCTGCTGGAGCCGCTGGTGAAGTTCCAGGTCGGCCTGAAGAAACTCAACCTGCACGAGGAGGAACACGTGCTGCTCATGGCCATCTGCCTGCTCTCCCCAG ACCGCCCTGGCGTCCAGGACCACGGCCGCATCGAGCAACTCCAGGACCACATGTCGGAGACGCTGCAGGCCTACATCCAGGTGAACCACCCCGGCGGGCGCCTCCTCTACGCCAAGATGATCCAGAAGCTGGCCGACCTGCGCAGCCTGAACGAGGAGCACTCCAAGCAGTACCGCTCGCTCTCCTTCCAGCCCGAGCACAGCATGCAGCTCACCCCGCTGGTGCTGGAGGTGTTCGGCAGCGAGGTATCATag